The following are from one region of the Lacinutrix sp. Bg11-31 genome:
- a CDS encoding DUF6095 family protein: METKKTDKDVLTKGLKKMGISLALMFLGPSFIYIAFSNQEKPLYIPLLIIGIVACISAIYFAFIGLNTILDSMFKSNKSN; this comes from the coding sequence ATGGAAACTAAAAAAACAGATAAAGATGTCCTAACAAAAGGTCTTAAAAAAATGGGGATATCTTTAGCACTAATGTTCCTTGGTCCATCATTTATATATATAGCTTTTAGTAATCAAGAAAAACCACTTTATATCCCTTTATTAATAATCGGAATAGTGGCTTGCATATCAGCAATTTACTTTGCTTTTATAGGGTTAAATACTATACTAGACAGTATGTTTAAAAGTAACAAGTCAAACTAA
- the murQ gene encoding N-acetylmuramic acid 6-phosphate etherase, protein MTFEKTTEKESNYNHLEKMSTLELLTNINKEDQTVPLAVEKALLQIEKLVEQIVLKLKNGGRLFYIGAGTSGRLGIVDASECPPTFGVPHEMVVGLIAGGDIAIRKAVEFAEDSINQGWKDLQENNISKNDVVVGIAASGTTPYVIEALKECNNNNIITGSISCNSKSPLSNTANFPIDVVVGPEFVTGSSRMKAGTAQKLVLNMLTTSTMIKLGKVKGNKMVDMQLSNNKLVDRGVKMIMSELKIDEQEAKNLLKVNHNVRASIDAYNSIKNGN, encoded by the coding sequence ATGACATTTGAAAAAACTACAGAAAAGGAATCTAATTATAATCATTTAGAAAAAATGAGCACATTAGAACTTTTAACAAACATAAACAAGGAAGATCAAACAGTACCATTAGCAGTTGAAAAAGCATTGCTACAAATTGAAAAACTTGTAGAGCAAATTGTTTTAAAACTAAAAAACGGAGGAAGACTCTTTTATATTGGAGCAGGAACAAGCGGAAGATTAGGTATTGTAGATGCTTCAGAATGTCCTCCAACATTTGGTGTACCGCATGAAATGGTTGTAGGTCTAATAGCTGGTGGAGATATAGCGATTAGAAAAGCTGTAGAGTTTGCCGAAGATTCTATAAATCAAGGATGGAAAGATCTACAAGAAAATAATATTTCTAAAAATGATGTAGTAGTAGGTATTGCAGCATCTGGTACTACGCCATACGTTATAGAAGCTTTAAAAGAATGCAACAATAATAATATTATTACAGGTTCAATTTCATGTAATAGTAAAAGTCCTTTGTCAAATACAGCAAATTTTCCTATCGATGTTGTTGTAGGACCTGAATTTGTAACTGGAAGTTCAAGAATGAAAGCTGGTACAGCTCAAAAATTAGTGCTAAATATGCTTACAACTTCTACTATGATAAAACTAGGCAAAGTTAAAGGTAACAAGATGGTCGATATGCAACTTAGTAATAATAAGCTGGTAGATAGAGGTGTTAAAATGATTATGTCAGAACTAAAAATTGACGAGCAAGAAGCAAAAAATCTTTTAAAGGTAAATCATAATGTAAGAGCATCAATAGACGCTTATAATTCTATAAAAAATGGAAACTAA